One segment of Triticum aestivum cultivar Chinese Spring chromosome 2A, IWGSC CS RefSeq v2.1, whole genome shotgun sequence DNA contains the following:
- the LOC123188265 gene encoding vacuolar protein 8 isoform X2, giving the protein MGEFAAAGEAGSQEAEQDEQGMLATALDAINSLISASFSASLFPLKWQLVRDRFNRLHAGLADITVIAASDGEERHEAFDGLLRDVVGAVREARELVPRSQGRHYGGGKLRLRSDLDVVASTLDTHLARLDEICASGSLTRARALVVPRPCAGASREDLRFYVRDLFARLRVGGAEMRREAAAALNEVLRDDDKCVRVVVSDVADGIGLLIGLLESADACVQEEALDAISVIAGYDASCKGDLVGGGVIAPVIRVLNTGAGTAAKERAARVLSKLTENADNAWAVAAHGGVTALVNICSDHRASGGELVCAACRVLMSIVGVEEIRKYMVADAGAVPVLVSLLQGPADEGAQIQAMELLAAIASGDSSSREVVLQEGTAESLVRALDPGIPRSSKAREVALRAIDALCFSSPDSIDRLIGAVFLNRVLFFLRNGDTTLQHCALKAAHRLCHVSEETKKAMGDAGFMPELVGIVQAAKSIEARELAAEALCAMMSVHRNRKRFVQDDRNVAQVLQLLGPDEEKPSPAKRFLLSTLVHLADSDSGRRKIMSSEHEPREACRDQRDGRQEDREEARREQVEEHVPWHLEPATLIVSGTSS; this is encoded by the exons ATGGGAGAATTcgcggcggcgggcgaggcgggGAGCCAAGAAGCGGAGCAGGACGAGCAGGGGATGCTAGCGACGGCGCTGGACGCCATAAACTCGCTCatctctgcctccttctccgcctccctCTTCCCGCTCAAGTGGCAGCTCGTCAGGGACAGGTTCAACCGGCTCCACGCCGGCCTCGCGGACATCACCGTCATCGCGGCCTCCGACGGCGAGGAGAGGCACGAGGCGTTCGATGGCCTCCTACGGGACGTCGTTGGCGCGGTGAGGGAGGCGCGGGAGCTGGTGCCGCGGAGCCAGGGGCGGCACTACGGAGGCGGCAAGCTGCGGCTGCGGAGCGACCTCGACGTCGTCGCGTCCACGCTCGACACGCACCTGGCGCGGCTCGACGAGATATGCGCCTCGGGCTCGCTGACGCGCGCGCGGGCGCTCGTGGTGCCGCGGCCGTGCGCCGGCGCCAGCCGCGAGGACCTGCGGTTCTACGTGCGCGACCTCTTCGCCAGGCTCCGGGTCGGCGGGGCGGAGATGCGGAGGGAGGCCGCCGCCGCGCTCAACGAGGTGCTGCGCGACGACGACAAGTGCGTGCGGGTCGTCGTGTCCGACGTCGCCGACGGAATTGGCCTTCTCATTGGGCTGCTCGAGTCCGCAGACGCTTGCGTCCAAGAAGAGGCCCTGGACGCCATCTCGGTGATCGCCGGGTATGACGCTTCTTGCAAGGGCGACCTTGTCGGCGGCGGCGTCATCGCTCCGGTGATCCGGGTTCTTAACACGGGCGCCGGGACGGCGGCCAAGGAGAGGGCGGCGCGGGTGCTCAGCAAGCTCACGGAGAACGCCGACAACGCGTGGGCCGTCGCCGCGCACGGCGGCGTCACGGCATTGGTCAACATCTGCTCCGACCACCGTGCCAGCGGCGGCGAGCTCGTGTGCGCGGCGTGCCGTGTGCTGATGAGCATCGTGGGTGTCGAGGAGATAAGGAAGTACATGGTGGCCGACGCCGGGGCGGTACCGGTGCTCGTGTCGCTCTTGCAGGGCCCCGCGGACGAGGGGGCGCAAATCCAGGCAATGGAGCTCCTCGCGGCGATCGCCTCCGGAGACAGCTCATCCAGGGAGGTGGTCCTCCAAGAAGGCACAGCCGAGTCCCTCGTCCGCGCGCTGGACCCGGGCATCCCGCGCTCCTCAAAGGCACGGGAGGTGGCGCTCCGCGCCATCGACGCTCTCTGTTTCTCGTCGCCGGACTCGATCGACCGGCTCATCGGCGCCGTCTTCCTCAACCGCGTGCTCTTCTTCCTCCGCAACGGCGACACCACGCTGCAGCACTGCGCCCTAAAAGCAGCACACCGGCTGTGCCACGTGTCGGAGGAGACCAAGAAGGCGATGGGGGACGCCGGGTTCATGCCGGAGCTGGTGGGCATCGTCCAGGCGGCCAAATCCATCGAGGCGAGGGAGTTGGCCGCGGAGGCGCTCTGCGCCATGATGTCCGTGCACCGCAACCGGAAGCGCTTCGTCCAGGATGACCGCAACGTGGCGCAGGTACTGCAGCTGCTAGGCCCCGACGAGGAGAAGCCCTCGCCGGCGAAGCGGTTCTTGCTGTCGACACTGGTGCATCTGGCGGACAGCGACTCCGGCCGGAGGAAGATCATGTCATCGGAGCAC GAACCTCGAGAAGCTTGCAGAGACCAACGTGACGGACGCCAAGAAGATCGTGAAGAAGCTCGGCGGGAGCAAGTTGAGGAACATGTTCCATGGCATTTGGAGCCTGCGACCTTGATTGTGTCCGGCACCAGTTCTTGA
- the LOC123188265 gene encoding vacuolar protein 8 isoform X1 produces the protein MGEFAAAGEAGSQEAEQDEQGMLATALDAINSLISASFSASLFPLKWQLVRDRFNRLHAGLADITVIAASDGEERHEAFDGLLRDVVGAVREARELVPRSQGRHYGGGKLRLRSDLDVVASTLDTHLARLDEICASGSLTRARALVVPRPCAGASREDLRFYVRDLFARLRVGGAEMRREAAAALNEVLRDDDKCVRVVVSDVADGIGLLIGLLESADACVQEEALDAISVIAGYDASCKGDLVGGGVIAPVIRVLNTGAGTAAKERAARVLSKLTENADNAWAVAAHGGVTALVNICSDHRASGGELVCAACRVLMSIVGVEEIRKYMVADAGAVPVLVSLLQGPADEGAQIQAMELLAAIASGDSSSREVVLQEGTAESLVRALDPGIPRSSKAREVALRAIDALCFSSPDSIDRLIGAVFLNRVLFFLRNGDTTLQHCALKAAHRLCHVSEETKKAMGDAGFMPELVGIVQAAKSIEARELAAEALCAMMSVHRNRKRFVQDDRNVAQVLQLLGPDEEKPSPAKRFLLSTLVHLADSDSGRRKIMSSEHVRNLEKLAETNVTDAKKIVKKLGGSKLRNMFHGIWSLRP, from the exons ATGGGAGAATTcgcggcggcgggcgaggcgggGAGCCAAGAAGCGGAGCAGGACGAGCAGGGGATGCTAGCGACGGCGCTGGACGCCATAAACTCGCTCatctctgcctccttctccgcctccctCTTCCCGCTCAAGTGGCAGCTCGTCAGGGACAGGTTCAACCGGCTCCACGCCGGCCTCGCGGACATCACCGTCATCGCGGCCTCCGACGGCGAGGAGAGGCACGAGGCGTTCGATGGCCTCCTACGGGACGTCGTTGGCGCGGTGAGGGAGGCGCGGGAGCTGGTGCCGCGGAGCCAGGGGCGGCACTACGGAGGCGGCAAGCTGCGGCTGCGGAGCGACCTCGACGTCGTCGCGTCCACGCTCGACACGCACCTGGCGCGGCTCGACGAGATATGCGCCTCGGGCTCGCTGACGCGCGCGCGGGCGCTCGTGGTGCCGCGGCCGTGCGCCGGCGCCAGCCGCGAGGACCTGCGGTTCTACGTGCGCGACCTCTTCGCCAGGCTCCGGGTCGGCGGGGCGGAGATGCGGAGGGAGGCCGCCGCCGCGCTCAACGAGGTGCTGCGCGACGACGACAAGTGCGTGCGGGTCGTCGTGTCCGACGTCGCCGACGGAATTGGCCTTCTCATTGGGCTGCTCGAGTCCGCAGACGCTTGCGTCCAAGAAGAGGCCCTGGACGCCATCTCGGTGATCGCCGGGTATGACGCTTCTTGCAAGGGCGACCTTGTCGGCGGCGGCGTCATCGCTCCGGTGATCCGGGTTCTTAACACGGGCGCCGGGACGGCGGCCAAGGAGAGGGCGGCGCGGGTGCTCAGCAAGCTCACGGAGAACGCCGACAACGCGTGGGCCGTCGCCGCGCACGGCGGCGTCACGGCATTGGTCAACATCTGCTCCGACCACCGTGCCAGCGGCGGCGAGCTCGTGTGCGCGGCGTGCCGTGTGCTGATGAGCATCGTGGGTGTCGAGGAGATAAGGAAGTACATGGTGGCCGACGCCGGGGCGGTACCGGTGCTCGTGTCGCTCTTGCAGGGCCCCGCGGACGAGGGGGCGCAAATCCAGGCAATGGAGCTCCTCGCGGCGATCGCCTCCGGAGACAGCTCATCCAGGGAGGTGGTCCTCCAAGAAGGCACAGCCGAGTCCCTCGTCCGCGCGCTGGACCCGGGCATCCCGCGCTCCTCAAAGGCACGGGAGGTGGCGCTCCGCGCCATCGACGCTCTCTGTTTCTCGTCGCCGGACTCGATCGACCGGCTCATCGGCGCCGTCTTCCTCAACCGCGTGCTCTTCTTCCTCCGCAACGGCGACACCACGCTGCAGCACTGCGCCCTAAAAGCAGCACACCGGCTGTGCCACGTGTCGGAGGAGACCAAGAAGGCGATGGGGGACGCCGGGTTCATGCCGGAGCTGGTGGGCATCGTCCAGGCGGCCAAATCCATCGAGGCGAGGGAGTTGGCCGCGGAGGCGCTCTGCGCCATGATGTCCGTGCACCGCAACCGGAAGCGCTTCGTCCAGGATGACCGCAACGTGGCGCAGGTACTGCAGCTGCTAGGCCCCGACGAGGAGAAGCCCTCGCCGGCGAAGCGGTTCTTGCTGTCGACACTGGTGCATCTGGCGGACAGCGACTCCGGCCGGAGGAAGATCATGTCATCGGAGCACGTGAG GAACCTCGAGAAGCTTGCAGAGACCAACGTGACGGACGCCAAGAAGATCGTGAAGAAGCTCGGCGGGAGCAAGTTGAGGAACATGTTCCATGGCATTTGGAGCCTGCGACCTTGA